A portion of the Oncorhynchus masou masou isolate Uvic2021 chromosome 11, UVic_Omas_1.1, whole genome shotgun sequence genome contains these proteins:
- the LOC135548242 gene encoding hydroxycarboxylic acid receptor 2-like codes for MANFTTMGDNCCAFESPILDLVLPPILVLEFMFGLMGNIVALWMFIFHMDTWKPNSVYLTHLAVADSIVLFCLPFRADYYRRGKHWIHGDVLCRLMLFLLAANRAAGIFFLTAVAVDRYFKIVHPMNKINRMGLNYALWVSLGLWGLIIAATGYLLANEHFFYRNNRTQCESFNICMGFSPLSTWHNTFYVIQFFLPTTIVTFCTVCITWQLKSKTLDTRGKIKRAVQFVMAVALIFIICFFPSTVSRIAVWILKAWYNECRYFQEANLAFYTSVCFTYFNSVLNPIVYYFSSPAFNGTFLKLFNRLLGRKEEEEQSASPVNGTGICSPNTVSGRI; via the coding sequence ATGGCGAACTTCACTACTATGGGCGACAACTGCTGCGCCTTCGAATCTCCCATTCTGGACCTGGTCCTGCCTCCTATCCTGGTGCTGGAGTTCATGTTCGGGCTGATGGGGAACATTGTGGCTCTGTGGATGTTTATCTTCCACATGGACACCTGGAAGCCCAACTCTGTCTACCTCACACACCTTGCCGTGGCTGACTCCATCGTCCTGTTCTGTCTGCCCTTCAGAGCCGATTACTACAGACGTGGCAAACACTGGATCCATGGTGATGTCCTGTGCCGGCTTATGCTGTTCCTGTTGGCGGCCAACCGTGCCGCTGGCATCTTCTTCCTTACTGCGGTGGCCGTAGACCGTTACTTCAAGATCGTTCACCCTATGAACAAGATCAACCGGATGGGCCTGAACTATGCTCTGTGGGTGTCTCTGGGCCTGTGGGGCCTGATCATCGCTGCAACCGGGTACCTGCTGGCCAATGAACACTTCTTCTACCGCAACAACCGGACTCAGTGCGAGAGCTTCAACATCTGCATGGGCTTCAGCCCACTGTCTACGTGGCACAACACCTTCTACGTAATCCAGTTCTTCCTGCCAACCACCATCGTCACCTTCTGCACCGTCTGCATAACCTGGCAGCTGAAGAGCAAGACGCTTGACACCAGAGGGAAGATCAAGCGGGCGGTGCAGTTCGTCATGGCCGTGGCACTCATCTTCATCATTTGCTTCTTCCCCAGTACGGTGTCTCGGATCGCTGTGTGGATCCTCAAGGCCTGGTACAACGAATGCCGGTATTTCCAAGAGGCCAATCTGGCATTTTACACCTCTGTGTGTTTCACCTACTTCAACAGCGTGCTGAACCCCATCGTATACTACTTTTCCAGCCCGGCCTTCAACGGGACCTTCCTAAAGCTGTTCAACAGACTgctagggaggaaagaggaggaggaacagtcAGCCTCGCCTGTGAATGGGACCGGGATCTGCAGTCCGAACACAGTATCAGGGAGGATCTGA